One segment of Carya illinoinensis cultivar Pawnee chromosome 1, C.illinoinensisPawnee_v1, whole genome shotgun sequence DNA contains the following:
- the LOC122291928 gene encoding syntaxin-31 isoform X1, with translation MSSTYRDRTSEFHSLSQTLKKIGGVTIVNRSENDPSSSEPSAPTPSRSEFNKKASRIGLGIHETSQKIARLAQLAKRSSMFDDPIVEIQELTALIKNDITSLNVALSDLQTIQNIEMADGNYSDDRVVHSTAVCDDLKSKLMGATKQLQNVLTTRTEHIKAHENRKQMFSKNALRENPFQHNSKTVTEPLPWSSSSNGAASPQPSALPANGVQVGNQLRRRLAVDNTPSQQMEMSMLQQVVPRQENYTQSRAVALHNVESTISELSGIFTHLATMVAQQGELAIRIDDNMDESLANVEGARGALLRHLNQISSNRWLMIKIFAILILFLLVFIFFVA, from the exons ATGTCGTCCACCTACAGAGATCGGACGTCGGAGTTCCATTCACTTTCGCAAACTCTGAAGAAGATCGGAGGAGTCACAATCGTTAATCGATCAGAAAACGACCCATCTTCATCGGAACCATCGGCACCGACCCCTTCTAGATCCGAATTCAACAAGAAGGCTTCTCGAATCGGGTTGGGGATCCACGAGACCTCTCAGAAGATCGCCAGACTCGCCCAGC TGGCAAAAAGGTCATCCATGTTCGACGATCCGATCGTAGAAATACAGGAATTAACGGCTCTGATAAAGAATGATATAACGTCACTGAACGTAGCTCTTTCAGATTTACAGACTATTCAAAACATCGAAATGGCAGACGGGAATTATTCCGACGACAGAGTCGTTCATTCCACAGCTGTTTGTGATGATTTGAAGAGCAAACTTATGGGGGCGACAAAACAGCTTCAAAATGTTTTAACCACAAGAACAGAG CATATTAAGGCTCATGAGAATAGGAAGCAAATGTTTTCAAAGAATGCATTAAGGGAGAACCCTTTTCAGCATAATTCGAAAACTGTGACCGAACCACTCCCTTGGTCCAGTTCATCAAATGGAGCTGCGAGTCCACAACCATCAGC ATTGCCTGCAAATGGAGTGCAAGTTGGCAACCAACTGAG ACGAAGGTTAGCTGTTGATAACACTCCATCCCAGCAGATGGAAATGTCCATGTTACAGCAGGTAGTTCCACGGCAGGAAAATTACACACAAAGTCGGGCAGTTGCCCTTCACAATGTGGAATCCACTATTTCGGAACTCAGTGGGATCTTTACACATTTGGCTACAATGGTTGCACAGCAAGGGGAACTTGCAATCAG GATTGATGACAACATGGATGAGTCATTGGCAAATGTTGAAGGTGCCCGTGGTGCTCTATTGAGGCATCTTAaccaaatatcatcaaatagGTGGCTCATGATAAAGATATTCGCCATTTTGATACTTTTCCTCTTGgtcttcattttctttgtgGCATAA
- the LOC122291928 gene encoding syntaxin-31 isoform X2, translating to MSSTYRDRTSEFHSLSQTLKKIGGVTIVNRSENDPSSSEPSAPTPSRSEFNKKASRIGLGIHETSQKIARLAQHLQTIQNIEMADGNYSDDRVVHSTAVCDDLKSKLMGATKQLQNVLTTRTEHIKAHENRKQMFSKNALRENPFQHNSKTVTEPLPWSSSSNGAASPQPSALPANGVQVGNQLRRRLAVDNTPSQQMEMSMLQQVVPRQENYTQSRAVALHNVESTISELSGIFTHLATMVAQQGELAIRIDDNMDESLANVEGARGALLRHLNQISSNRWLMIKIFAILILFLLVFIFFVA from the exons ATGTCGTCCACCTACAGAGATCGGACGTCGGAGTTCCATTCACTTTCGCAAACTCTGAAGAAGATCGGAGGAGTCACAATCGTTAATCGATCAGAAAACGACCCATCTTCATCGGAACCATCGGCACCGACCCCTTCTAGATCCGAATTCAACAAGAAGGCTTCTCGAATCGGGTTGGGGATCCACGAGACCTCTCAGAAGATCGCCAGACTCGCCCAGC ATTTACAGACTATTCAAAACATCGAAATGGCAGACGGGAATTATTCCGACGACAGAGTCGTTCATTCCACAGCTGTTTGTGATGATTTGAAGAGCAAACTTATGGGGGCGACAAAACAGCTTCAAAATGTTTTAACCACAAGAACAGAG CATATTAAGGCTCATGAGAATAGGAAGCAAATGTTTTCAAAGAATGCATTAAGGGAGAACCCTTTTCAGCATAATTCGAAAACTGTGACCGAACCACTCCCTTGGTCCAGTTCATCAAATGGAGCTGCGAGTCCACAACCATCAGC ATTGCCTGCAAATGGAGTGCAAGTTGGCAACCAACTGAG ACGAAGGTTAGCTGTTGATAACACTCCATCCCAGCAGATGGAAATGTCCATGTTACAGCAGGTAGTTCCACGGCAGGAAAATTACACACAAAGTCGGGCAGTTGCCCTTCACAATGTGGAATCCACTATTTCGGAACTCAGTGGGATCTTTACACATTTGGCTACAATGGTTGCACAGCAAGGGGAACTTGCAATCAG GATTGATGACAACATGGATGAGTCATTGGCAAATGTTGAAGGTGCCCGTGGTGCTCTATTGAGGCATCTTAaccaaatatcatcaaatagGTGGCTCATGATAAAGATATTCGCCATTTTGATACTTTTCCTCTTGgtcttcattttctttgtgGCATAA